The following proteins are encoded in a genomic region of Natrinema sp. DC36:
- the ppk1 gene encoding polyphosphate kinase 1 — MSDSDLTDPEYYLNRELSELAFQERVLREGMDDRNPPLERLRFLAFFTKNTDEFFMKRVGGLKQQIDADVTETTPDGRTPKQQWRDVLDTARPLFRRQSEYWQTTLEPTLADAGIEIRRPDELPADERETLRTYFEESILPTLTPLAFDPAHPFPFISNLSLSLAVLSSNGTDEPTFTRIKVPSNQPRLIAVAGGTDQYVLIEDLIEANLDLLLPDLDIRDVSKFKVTRNAEVRRDEEVAEDLTDMVEDVLEQRRFATVVRLEVDADMPDESVSILREQLDLHEREVFYREGPIDFEDFFELIELERPDLKPSSWTPRVHPRLGPVTDDTKDGATDIFDEIREGDILAHHPYHSFEGTVQRFLDAAANDPDVLAVKAAIYRTASDSKVIQSLIDAADNGKQVAVMVELKARFDEKNNLEWTRQLEEEGIHVAYGTVGLKTHTKTALVVRQEDDGVQLYSHVGTGNYHSGTAKGYSDLGLLTADRDIGHDLTKVFNFFTGPTLDDRFRKLLIAPVTMRERFTEMVRREAEHARAGRSGRIIVKVNGLEDPSMVEELYRASMAGVEIDLIVRDICRLRPGIEGVSENITVHSIVGRFLEHARIFYFENGGKPEWYIGSADWMTRNLDYRVEAVTPVEATQLREQLRFILEASLTDTRRRWVMQRDGSYERVPGDEPVRDIQELLMAATEAALERGYGPGMVVDTDLIEGDLLVEDVAKNGTDDGCEASDGAADADTVELTYSNGGDMSVFDSYSEHWYRPDSGTYDWAVRTTDGERRYFKTRDGARDRLRSEYE; from the coding sequence GTGAGCGACAGCGACCTGACGGACCCCGAGTACTACCTGAACCGGGAACTGTCGGAGCTCGCGTTTCAAGAGCGCGTTCTTCGGGAGGGGATGGACGACCGAAATCCACCGCTCGAGCGGCTCCGGTTTCTCGCGTTCTTCACGAAGAACACCGACGAGTTCTTCATGAAGCGCGTCGGCGGGCTCAAACAACAGATCGACGCCGACGTGACCGAGACGACGCCGGACGGTCGGACGCCGAAACAACAGTGGCGCGACGTGCTCGATACCGCACGCCCTCTCTTTCGCCGGCAGTCCGAATACTGGCAAACGACGCTCGAGCCGACGCTTGCGGATGCGGGCATCGAGATCCGTCGCCCCGACGAGCTACCGGCGGACGAGCGCGAGACGTTACGGACGTACTTCGAGGAGTCGATACTCCCGACCCTGACGCCGCTCGCCTTCGATCCGGCCCACCCGTTCCCGTTCATTTCGAACCTCTCGCTTTCCCTCGCCGTGCTTTCGTCGAACGGGACCGACGAGCCGACGTTCACTCGTATCAAAGTGCCCTCGAATCAGCCCCGACTGATAGCGGTCGCCGGCGGGACGGACCAGTACGTCCTCATCGAAGATCTCATCGAGGCCAACCTCGATCTACTGCTTCCGGATCTCGACATTCGCGACGTGTCGAAGTTCAAAGTCACCCGGAACGCCGAGGTACGGCGCGACGAAGAAGTCGCCGAGGACCTCACCGATATGGTCGAAGACGTTCTCGAACAGCGCCGCTTCGCGACGGTCGTCCGACTCGAAGTCGACGCCGACATGCCCGACGAGTCGGTCTCGATCCTGAGAGAGCAACTCGACTTGCACGAGCGGGAAGTGTTCTATCGGGAGGGGCCGATCGATTTCGAGGACTTCTTCGAACTTATCGAGCTCGAGCGTCCCGACCTCAAACCGTCCTCGTGGACGCCCCGCGTCCACCCGCGATTGGGACCGGTGACCGATGACACGAAAGACGGGGCGACGGATATATTCGACGAGATTCGGGAGGGAGACATCCTCGCACACCATCCCTACCACTCCTTCGAGGGGACGGTACAACGGTTCCTCGACGCGGCGGCGAACGACCCTGACGTGCTCGCGGTGAAAGCGGCGATCTATCGGACGGCGAGCGACTCGAAGGTAATTCAGAGCCTCATCGACGCCGCCGACAACGGCAAACAGGTGGCCGTGATGGTCGAACTCAAGGCCCGATTCGACGAGAAGAACAACCTCGAGTGGACTCGTCAGCTCGAGGAGGAGGGGATCCACGTCGCCTACGGGACCGTCGGCCTGAAAACGCACACCAAGACGGCGCTCGTCGTCCGCCAAGAGGATGACGGCGTTCAACTCTACTCACACGTCGGGACGGGAAATTATCATTCGGGGACAGCGAAGGGATACTCCGATCTGGGACTGTTGACCGCCGATCGGGATATCGGCCACGACCTCACGAAGGTATTCAACTTCTTTACGGGGCCGACGCTCGACGACCGTTTCCGGAAGCTCCTCATCGCACCCGTGACGATGCGCGAGCGATTCACGGAGATGGTCAGACGAGAGGCTGAGCACGCCCGTGCCGGTCGCAGTGGGCGGATCATCGTGAAGGTGAATGGGCTCGAAGACCCGTCGATGGTCGAGGAGCTGTACCGTGCCTCGATGGCCGGGGTCGAGATCGATCTGATCGTCCGGGACATCTGCCGACTCCGCCCCGGTATCGAGGGGGTGAGCGAGAACATCACGGTGCATTCGATCGTCGGCCGGTTTCTCGAACACGCTCGAATCTTCTACTTCGAGAACGGCGGCAAACCCGAGTGGTACATCGGATCGGCTGACTGGATGACGCGGAACCTCGACTATCGGGTCGAGGCCGTCACGCCCGTCGAGGCCACACAACTGCGCGAACAGCTCCGGTTCATCCTGGAGGCATCGCTGACGGATACCCGTCGTCGGTGGGTGATGCAACGCGACGGAAGCTACGAGCGAGTCCCGGGTGACGAGCCCGTCCGGGATATCCAGGAGCTACTGATGGCAGCCACGGAGGCAGCCCTCGAGCGCGGCTACGGGCCGGGGATGGTGGTCGATACCGATCTCATCGAGGGAGACCTCCTCGTCGAAGACGTTGCGAAGAACGGCACGGACGACGGGTGCGAGGCGTCGGACGGCGCTGCGGACGCCGATACCGTCGAACTGACCTATTCGAACGGCGGGGATATGTCCGTGTTCGACTCATATTCCGAGCACTGGTACCGTCCTGACAGCGGGACGTACGACTGGGCAGTTCGAACGACTGACGGCGAGCGCAGATACTTCAAGACGCGCGACGGAGCGCGTGATCGCCTTCGATCGGAGTACGAGTGA
- a CDS encoding transcription factor S, protein MQFCDDCGSMMKARDDRMVCTNDDCGASSERDREQEDAFVTTESQTDGDVIESSEEANFEGKPKATDVICDECGAEEAWYTLKQTASADEPPTRFFKCTECGNRWREYN, encoded by the coding sequence ATGCAGTTTTGCGACGATTGCGGTTCGATGATGAAAGCCCGCGACGACCGCATGGTCTGTACGAACGACGACTGCGGGGCCTCGAGCGAACGGGACCGCGAGCAGGAAGACGCATTCGTCACGACGGAATCACAGACCGACGGCGACGTGATCGAATCCAGCGAAGAGGCCAACTTCGAGGGGAAACCGAAAGCGACTGACGTCATCTGCGACGAGTGCGGTGCCGAGGAAGCGTGGTACACGCTCAAGCAGACCGCCTCGGCCGACGAGCCGCCGACGCGCTTTTTCAAGTGTACGGAATGCGGGAATCGATGGCGGGAGTATAATTAG